The Oncorhynchus clarkii lewisi isolate Uvic-CL-2024 chromosome 29, UVic_Ocla_1.0, whole genome shotgun sequence genome contains a region encoding:
- the LOC139388800 gene encoding protein PRRC2B-like isoform X4, which translates to MSDRLGQITKSKDGKSKYSSLSLFDKYKGKSIETHKTAVPRHGLQSLGKVAAARRMPPPAHLPSLKSENKGNDPNVIIVPKDGTGWANKQEQPDQKSSIASTQQLLELQPQLALQKSVSNLQKTTPVASQESTNTSGPKQWAHLNGKAVELDGLRASNRLQPFSHEEFPTLKAAGEQDKAGKERSTFDPSYGPGPSLRPQNVTSWREGGGRNLVPSSLPAGLPSETEGKASGVAETGSSPPPLPPSASSILSAPMVSPTTATIVSTPPALEPKEISLRPAQPLRRPAPPAMSHHHPTTTTYHDMLPAFMCPKETCDAPGTAEHTGPVTVVAPVRFDNRPTFRQPYPNNNQEPVNCEVGRGENRFIRGPLRNPSSRPIRRPGDRPPRPAIINPDDLKDLDELDNDCEDGWAGIHEEVDYGEKLKFSDDEEEHAAGEKNKMWAEWENQCRERQLSLSSGEGPYPQEGPEEEACLAYQEQMAHRNTNGRFPSGEAQAQQKSSGLGMAHQGEPLEDQEERQVPARAKFVSPELSEAVERARRRRQEEERRAREERLAACAEKLKRLDEKFGKMERQLSRSEEEAKDGDSKEAALSPGKESNNHPESCQYGTKDAECLLEHSPRQQDYRDKATSGFASYRSEDDAGAESNSPLPPRFQKQQQQEQVYKMQHWQQQSGHPAPSGSSHPQRGYYPPHVLGFDPRWMMMPPFMDPRMAQGRPPVDYYPNAVHSSGMMKPLMQPDHLNSPGSTSDEGCNPSMHHERRAPSTEPYPIWNQDGYPPRSFTPPYQRQHESSDRSQPDDRIDRTCSQQDLYEERGNECLDNPSHDLLHPAYHQSRGPDRDHHSQNQGLLSTALSRPQQQNADGGYPKQEPKDGHLKDSTDHRDDVFDTSKEKGFDSDFWRRDGGQKKEGGVGVQNQWFNPGTTTSASSVSQPSETSGRTLTRRTGPIKKPVLKALKVEDKENEKPKVEPGEKVVPYRLEKEVLTNVYDLKKDNQPLVSNRRSASPAIEKQPEEKQHQPPAPAKVEQPSSPHSEDLPKESSWDSGKSQSSRDDQENREPAAPRRNNWIFVDEEQAFAGARGTGRGRSRGGFREFSSRGDRGGRGGRGGENLRGSYNNSRDAIGAQRPGRGRGLPRDFVKVEDLQRGKPRRRNVSETLSETSEYEELPKRRRQKGSENGEGVCYPEQGETRKADRDSWRSNKVYTEDQAASDVRDDKAKASSRGFGGRSLPPRLDTGRGYNTGRGFNNGSRDTSTWRGRGTQFGSSGGPMQENGYGPGTETFPRRTPPAERDLLKYTPKFTGSTGSFMENGTEDRGLEGEYYIDNDNPGQQQLRRRRPPRQDKPPRFRRLRQEREPGCGQWTSDEYINGSDGFANPWPGRSKEGGREDGWPSGHYAGGGGRSGGQHGQADDWETGSENSDFNDWREKRGGGQQQQQAHGGDVHSDSGHGELGSVEKRELAKRSFSSQRPLVDRQNRKGEPALLEGNKMTRSSENPSALPSCNRNDGWQNGGASNHRRNKEDSGLVYCVEQSEEGHKPNEPSGKKLDKELRTRSVKGDLAEPLSQYDLNSYHIEGDAGCSSPDGFQDLSKKQQRRLPQEDDRRRKEHGAPVPVKNRPITSKMPPRFAKKQGGMTMDPPEEGLSANNLGTEIWETNSSALSVQSSGGDSWTKQVSYTGSEPNSEDSDAGPEQSKEQHKPGPIGNERSLKHRKGSEGLEGRSITPVNGVNLHADTVLPVPPIEFGVSAKDSDFSLPPRSTPAPVSNPVTKLQVTLASNPALTQAIPMLCRDHLQPGINLNPISFPSADLTLKMESARKAWENSQSLPEQGSPGGVATGAQPPCTVGSSSGVSYSSFGGVPMPVASVAPSMSMQGNHIPPLYLDGHVFPSQPRLVPPTMTQQQSYQQAAAQQIPISLHTSLQAQAQLGLRGGLPVSQSQEMFNSIPSFRSQVYMHPNLSQPSPMVLSGGGPLKGPYSAFPGMQPSDMVKPQSGSHYQPMNGSQAMVYDGQMNQGPGMGSSQLMDSQLIQVTMPLPGSQLRYGSAQQHLILPQSIQLQQGQNLSVGAARRMLPPGSQPPVMTGSRENFPISTGPYTTYKTSQMEMKGFQFSDKPNHSQGMPGGYNRPGSASPNGKPSGPVPGHYTQQKTTSMQAVQQRGWACSGPGLTCSCCYRDPATGWFEAPLCPLHGKVPPQGSMVMHMRPPTTGPFPTPIQRPVMQVNKTVIIRSPPYPNPGREPPHSTPPLAPEPSVKGPEDGMKVSHPL; encoded by the exons GGGAGGGTGGTGGGAGGAACCTTGTGCCCTCATCCCTGCCGGCCGGCCTGCCTTCAGAGACCGAGGGCAAGGCCAGCGGCGTGGCTGAGACTGGGAgctccccccctcctcttcccccctctgcctcctctattctctctgcccCCATGGTTAGTCCCACCACTGCCACCATTGTCAGCACCCCTCCAGCCCTGGAGCCCAAGGAGATTTCTCTGCGCCCCGCCCAGCCACTCCGCAGGCCCGCCCCCCCTGCCATGAGCCATCAccaccctaccaccaccacctaccaCGACATGCTGCCTGCCTTT ATGTGCCCCAAAGAGACTTGTGATGCTCCCGGCACTGCTGAACACACTGGCCCTGTCACTGTGGTCGCCCCAGTCCGCTTTGACAACAGGCCCACCTTCAGGCAGCCCTACCCCAATAACAACCAAGAGCCTGTCAA TTGCGAGGTTGGGAGAGGAGAAAACCGCTTCATCCGCGGGCCCCTGCGCAACCCCTCCTCCCGACCCATCCGTCGACCTGGCGACAGACCCCCTCGTCCGGCAATCATCAACCCAGATGACCTGAAGGATCTGGATGAGCTAGACAACGACTGTGAAGATGGCTGGGCAG GTATCCATGAAGAAGTCGATTACGGCGAGAAACTCAAGTTcagtgatgatgaggaggagcaTGCCGCTGGTGAAAAGAACAAGATGTG GGCTGAATGGGAGAACCAATGTCGTGAGCGCCAATTGTCCCTGAGCTCAGGAGAGGGGCCATACCCCCAGGAGGGCCCTGAGGAGGAGGCTTGCCTTGCCTACCAGGAGCAGATGGCCCACAGGAACACCAATGGCAGGTTCCCCTCTGGAGAAGCACAG GCACAGCAGAAGAGCTCTGGACTGGGCATGGCCCACCAGGGTGAACCCCTGGAAGACCAGGAGGAGCGCCAGGTCCCAGCCCGGGCCAAGTTTGTTTCTCCTGAGCTCTCAGAGGCTGTGGAGAGAGCTCGCCGACgcaggcaggaggaggagagacgtgCCCGCGAGGAAAGACTGGCCGCATGCGCCGAGAAGCTCAAGAGGCTAGATGAGAAGTTTGGGAAGATGGAGAGGCAGTTGTCGAGGTCTGAGGAGGAAGCAAAGGACGGGGATAGCAAGGAGGCAGCACTGTCCCCTGGAAAAGAGAGCAACAACCACCCAGAGAGCTGTCAGTACGGCACGAAAG ACGCTGAGTGTCTCTTGGAGCACTCCCCCAGACAGCAGGACTACAGGGACAAGGCCACCTCGGGCTTTGCCTCCTACCGCAGCGAGGACGATGCCGGGGCCGAATCCAACTCTCCCCTCCCGCCCCGCTTccaaaagcagcagcagcag GAGCAAGTGTATAAGATGCAGCACTGGCAGCAGCAGTCTGGCCACCCCGCCCCCTCCGGCTCCAGCCACCCCCAGAGGGGCTACTACCCCCCACACGTGCTGGGCTTTGACCCCCGCTGGATGATGATGCCCCCCTTCATGGACCCCCGCATGGCCCAGGGCCGCCCCCCTGTGGACTACTACCCTAACGCTGTCCACTCTTCAG GAATGATGAAACCGCTGATGCAGCCAGACCACCTGAACAGCCCAGGGTCCACCTCTGACGAGGGCTGCAACCCCAGCATGCATCACGAGAGGAGGGCCCCCTCCACCGAGCCCTACCCCATTTGGAACCAAGATGGCTACCCCCCTCGCAGTTTCACCCCACCCTACCAGCGACAGCACGAGAGCTCAGACAGGAGCCAGCCAGACGACCGGATTGACAGGACCTGCTCCCAGCAGGACTTGTATGAAGAGAGGGGAAACGAGTGCCTAGACAACCCCTCTCACGACCTCTTGCATCCGGCCTACCACCAGAGCAGAGGCCCCGACAGGGACCACCACTCGCAAAACCAAGGCCTGCTCTCCACAGCCCTGAGCCGGCCCCAGCAGCAAAACGCAGACGGCGGCTACCCCAAACAGGAGCCCAAAGACGGGCACCTGAAGGACAGCACTGACCACCGCGACGATGTCTTCGACACATCCAAGGAAAAGGGCTTTGACTCAGACTTCTGGAGGCGAGATGGAGGCCAGAAGAAGGAAGGTGGTGTTGGTGTTCAGAACCAGTGGTTTAATCCTGGCACCACTACCTCCGCCAGCAGTGTAAGCCAGCCATCTGAGACCAGCGGTAGGACCCTGACCCGCAGGACCGGCCCCATTAAGAAGCCTGTGCTCAAGGCCCTCAAAGTGGAAGACAAGGAGAACGAGAAGCCCAAAGTGGAGCCCGGGGAGAAGGTAGTCCCTTACCGTCTGGAAAAAGAAGTGCTCACCAATGTATATGACCTGAAGAAAGACAACCAGCCCCTAGTAAGTAACAGACGCTCCGCCTCACCTGCTATCGAGAAGCAGCCAGAAGAGAAGCAACACCAACCACCAGCCCCTGCTAAAGTAGAGCAGCCATCCAGTCCCCACAGTGAGGATTTGCCCAAGGAGAGCAGCTGGGACAGTGGGAAGAGCCAGTCCTCTAGAGATGATCAGGAGAACAGGGAGCCTGCCGCACCACGACGCAACAACTGGATCTTCGTCGATGAGGAGCAGGCCTTTGCCGGAGCCAGGGGAACGGGTAGAGGTCGAAGCCGTGGTGGCTTCAGGGAGTTCAGCTCCAGAGGAGACCGAGGTGGCCGGGGAGGCCGAGGTGGAGAGAACCTCAGAGGAAGCTACAATAACAGCAGGGATGCAATTGGAGCCCAGAGACCAGGCAGAGGCAGAGGACTGCCCAGGGACTTTGTCAAGGTGGAAGACCTGCAGAGGGGGAAGCCAAGGAGGCGCAACGTCAGTGAGACACTGAGCGAGACCTCCGAGTACGAGGAGCTGCCCAAGCGGCGGCGCCAGAAGGGCTCTGAAAACGGAGAGGGTGTCTGCTACCCAGAGCAGGGAGAGACCAGGAAGGCTGACCGAGACTCGTGGAGGTCGAACAAGGTGTACACTGAAGACCAGGCGGCTAGCGACGTCCGAGACGACAAAGCCAAGGCCAGCAGCAGGGGCTTCGGCGGCCGCTCTCTGCCTCCCAGACTCGACACTGGCAGGGGCTACAACACGGGCCGGGGGTTCAACAACGGCTCCAGAGACACCTCCACCTGGAGGGGCCGGGGGACACAGTTCGGCAGCAGCGGTGGGCCCATGCAGGAGAACGGCTATGGCCCGGGCACCGAAACCTTCCCCAGAAGAACACCACCTGCAGAGCGCGATCTCCTCAAATACACCCCCAAGTTTACCGGCTCTACCGGTTCCTTCATGGAGAATGGCACAGAGGACCGTGGCTTGGAGGGAGAGTACTACATAGACAACGACAACCCTGGACAACAGCAGTTGAGAAGACGGCGGCCGCCGCGTCAGGACAAGCCCCCGCGCTTCCGCCGACTACGCCAAGAGAGGGAGCCCGGCTGCGGCCAGTGGACCAGTGACGAGTATATCAACGGATCGGACGGATTCGCCAACCCCTGGCCGGGCCGCTccaaggagggaggtagagaagaTGGCTGGCCCAGTGGCCACTACgccggagggggagggaggtcCGGTGGTCAGCATGGCCAGGCTGATGACTGGGAGACTGGCTCGGAGAACAGCGACTTCAACGACTGGAGGGAGAAGCGAGGTggagggcagcagcagcagcaagccCACGGTGGAGATGTGCACTCAGACTCTGGCCACGGGGAGCTTGGCTCTGTGGAGAAGAGGGAGCTGGCCAAGAGAAGCTTCTCCAGCCAGCGCCCCCTGGTGGACCGGCAGAACAGGAAGGGAGAGCCGGCCCTACTGGAAGGGAACAAGATGACACGTTCCTCAGAGAACCCCAGCGCACTGCCCTCTTGCAACAGGAACGACGGCTGGCAGAACGGAGGGGCCTCCAACCATAGGAG GAACAAAGAGGATTCAGGCCTAGTCTACTGTGTCGAGCAGTCTGAGGAGGGCCACAAGCCCAACGAACCCTCAGGGAAGAAGCTGGACAAGGAGCTGAGGACTCGGTCTGTGAAGGGAGACCTGGCTGAACCATTGTCTCAGTACGACCTCAACAGCTACCACA TTGAGGGGGATGCTGGGTGTTCCAGTCCAGATGGGTTCCAGGACCTGTCCAAGAAACAGCAGCGTCGTCTTCCACAGGAAGACGACAGGAGGAGGAAGGAACATGGAGCTCCG GTGCCGGTGAAGAACAGACCGATCACCTCCAAGATGCCCCCACGGTTTGCCAAGAAGCAGGGTGGCATGACCATGGATCCGCCAGAGGAGGGCCTCTCTGCCAACAACCTGGGCACTGAAATCTGGGAGACCAACAGCTCCG CTTTGTCAGTCCAGTCATCTGGAGGAGACTCGTGGACCAAGCAGGTGTCTTATACAGGCAGTGAGCCCAACTCTGAGGACTCTGACGCGGGGCCTGAGCAGAGCAAGGAGCAGCACAAGCCCGGCCCCATCGGCAACGAGCGTTCGCTCAAGCACCGCAAGGGCTCGGAGGGTCTGGAGGGCAGGTCCATTACACCTGTCAATGGCGTGAACCTCCACGCGGACACGGTGCTGCCCGTGCCGCCCATAGAGTTTGGCGTTAGCGCCAAGGACTCTGACTTCAGCCTACCGCCCAGGTCCACCCCAGCGCCTGTGTCCAACCCCGTCACCAAGCTACAGGTCACCCTTGCCAGCAAC ccgGCCCTGACCCAGGCCATCCCCATGCTGTGTAGAGACCACCTGCAGCCTGGCATCAACCTCaaccccatctctttccccaGCGCTGACCTCACACTCAAG ATGGAGTCAGCCCGTAAGGCGTGGGAGAACTCCCAGTCTCTCCCTGAGCAGGGCTCTCCTGGTGGGGTTGCCACTGGTGCCCAGCCCCCCTGCACCGTAGGCTCCTCCAGTGGGGTCAGCTACAGCTCCTTTGGAGGGGTGCCCATGCCCGTGGCCTCTGTGGCGCCTTCCATGTCCATGCAGG GTAACCATATCCCCCCGCTGTATCTGGACGGCCATGTTTTTCCCAGCCAGCCTCGTCTGGTGCCCCCAACCATGACCCAGCAGCAGAGCTACCAACAG GCAGCTGCCCAGCAGATCCCCATCTCCCTTCACACCTCTCTGCAGGCCCAGGCCCAGCTTGGTCTCCGGGGGGGCCTGCCCGTCTCACAGTCCCAGGAGATGTTCAACTCCATTCCCTCCTTCAGGTCCCAGGTATACATGCACCCCAATCTGTCCCAGCCCAGCCCCATGGTGCTGTCAGGTGGTGGCCCCCTCAAGGGGCCCTACTCGGCCTTCCCGGGCATGCAGCCGTCGGATATGGTCAAGCCCCAGTCTGGCTCCCACTACCAGCCAATGAATGGCAGCCAGGCCATGGTCTATGACGGCCAGATGAACCAGGGCCCTGGCATGGGCTCTTCCCAGCTCATGGACTCCCAGCTCATCCAG gtGACCATGCCCTTGCCGGGCTCTCAGCTGCGTTATGGCTCTGCCCAGCAGCACCTCATCCTGCCCCAGTCCATCCAGCTCCAGCAGGGCCAGAACCTCTCCGTGGGAGCTGCCCGCAGAATGCTCCCCCCTGGCTCCCAGCCCCCAGTCATGACCGGCAGCAGAGAG AATTTCCCAATCTCTACTGGTCCATATACTACTTACAAG ACCTCCCAGATGGAAATGAAAGGTTTCCAGTTCTCTGACAAGCCCAATCACTCCCAGGGCATGCCCGGAGGATACAACAG accAGGGTCTGCCAGCCCCAATGGGAAGCCGTCTGGCCCCGTGCCTGGACATTACACCCAGCAG AAGACGACCTCCATGCAGGCTGTTCAGCAACGAGGCTGGGCCTGCAGTGGCCCTGGCCTGACCTGTAGTTGCTGCTACAGAGACCCGGCCACCGGCTGGTTTGAGGCCCCGCTGTGCCCCCTCCACGGCAAG GTCCCTCCTCAGGGCAGCATGGTTATGCACATGCGTCCCCCCACCACCGGCCCCTTCCCCACCCCCATCCAGAGACCTGTCATGCAGGTCAACAAGACCGTCATCATCCGCTCCCCCCCTTATCCCAACCCTGGGCGCGAGCCCCCCCACTCCACCCCCCCCTTGGCCCCCGAGCCCTCCGTCAAGGGGCCGGAGGATGGCATGAAGGTGAGCCATCCACTGTAA